From Echinicola soli, a single genomic window includes:
- the sufC gene encoding Fe-S cluster assembly ATPase SufC produces MLSIKNLHASIEGTPILKGINLEIKAGEIHAIMGPNGSGKSTLASVLAGREEYEVTDGEVTFKGKDLLDMNPEDRAREGVFLAFQYPVEIPGVSTTNFLRTAVNQVREYRGQEALDAVKFLSLMKEKMKLVEMDQKLMSRALNEGFSGGEKKRNEIFQMAMLEPTLSILDETDSGLDIDALKVVSNGVNQLKSKDNATIVVTHYQRLLDYIVPDYVHVLYKGRIVKSGAKELALDLEENGYDWIKADVDGASV; encoded by the coding sequence ATGTTATCCATAAAAAATTTACACGCATCTATTGAAGGAACACCAATCCTGAAAGGAATTAACCTCGAAATCAAAGCAGGTGAAATCCATGCCATCATGGGCCCAAATGGTTCCGGAAAATCGACATTGGCTTCAGTATTGGCAGGAAGGGAAGAATATGAAGTTACAGATGGAGAAGTGACATTCAAAGGCAAGGATTTACTAGACATGAATCCTGAAGACAGGGCCAGAGAAGGCGTGTTCTTGGCTTTCCAATACCCAGTGGAAATCCCAGGTGTAAGCACTACCAACTTCCTGAGAACTGCTGTAAACCAAGTGAGGGAATACAGAGGCCAAGAAGCACTGGATGCTGTAAAATTCCTTTCACTGATGAAGGAAAAAATGAAATTGGTCGAAATGGACCAAAAATTAATGAGCCGTGCCCTGAACGAAGGTTTTTCCGGTGGTGAGAAGAAAAGAAATGAAATCTTCCAAATGGCCATGCTGGAGCCTACCCTATCCATTTTGGATGAAACCGATTCAGGCTTGGATATCGATGCCCTCAAAGTCGTTTCCAATGGCGTCAATCAACTCAAGTCAAAAGACAATGCCACCATCGTCGTAACGCATTACCAGCGACTACTGGATTACATTGTTCCTGATTATGTACACGTACTTTATAAAGGTAGAATCGTAAAATCAGGTGCTAAGGAACTGGCATTGGATCTTGAAGAAAATGGATATGACTGGATCAAAGCGGATGTAGACGGAGCTTCTGTCTAA
- a CDS encoding alpha/beta hydrolase family protein has protein sequence MNRLKVVLLLMLVSWSAYGQQKRPLVHDDYDGWESVSSTTVSRNGQWVGFEINPQDGDGHLEVSLHDGTGTNFSIARGDHYSFSHDSHWVVGKILPEKDTVRMLKLEDKKDMPKDSLFILSLEKGGLEKLSRVKSYKIPEKEGNWLAVHYEKEEEDKDETEKDSTEKEASKKEKQPKTDGTLLQVRNFDGSITYEIQRVAQYGFSEKGAYLYFVQAEEDTLDNAAIGLLDLEVGQRTVIDTGMAKYTDVAFSKDLRHFAYLASGDSAKAEKPYYQLFLHTIGKEGCEPIVTKDTEGLLAEGKVAKSGNLKFSENGNRLFFGVSEDYKAYAYEDDTTILDEERVSLDIWSWKDDEIQPMQLEDKEKEANKSFLAVYDLKDKAVVQLGDRAVDNVNLDKDAKFDLVIATDDSPYRINYSWDIQIGRDIYLIDVKTGSKKMVIKGAKGYPSLSPSAKYVNWYSYPDSAWLAYDIAQEKTIDLTASIDDDFYDQLHDSPSLPRSYGAAGWTEDDKAFIVYSRYDIWKIDPSGKKAPVNITKGTGKAQQTRYRREVLDREEEFIDPKAPLILHAFHEKNKRSGYFKGDINGDQAPEQMIFTDHRYYGLEKAKESDQVIVRRSTFQDYPDVYATDLDMEDLTQLSHANPQQKDINWGTVELTEYMTLKGDSLQGMIYKPEDFDPNRKYPLMVYFYERRSDSFHNYISPAPSASIINISYFVSNGYVVFVPDIKYDIGHPGKSAYDCVVPGVMSVVEKGYVDTDNMAIQGQSWGGYQVAYLITQTDMFKAAGAGAPVANMTSAYGGIRWGSGMSRMFQYEQTQSRIGGTLWEKPMEYIENSPLFFADQVNTPVLIMHNDKDGAVPWYQGIEFFMSLKRNRTPAWLLVYNGEDHNLRKRKNRKDLSIRLSQFFDHYLKGAPAPLWMTEGLPAVEKGRTLKYELSQ, from the coding sequence ATGAACAGATTGAAAGTTGTTTTGTTATTGATGCTGGTAAGTTGGAGTGCATATGGCCAGCAGAAAAGACCCCTTGTACATGATGATTACGACGGTTGGGAATCCGTATCATCTACCACAGTCAGTCGTAATGGCCAATGGGTAGGTTTTGAAATCAACCCTCAAGATGGTGACGGCCACTTGGAAGTAAGCCTTCATGATGGTACGGGAACCAATTTTTCGATAGCAAGAGGCGATCACTATTCCTTTTCACATGACAGTCATTGGGTAGTAGGGAAAATCCTTCCGGAAAAGGATACTGTCCGCATGCTCAAACTAGAGGATAAAAAGGACATGCCAAAAGACAGCTTGTTCATCCTTTCTTTAGAGAAAGGAGGCTTGGAAAAGCTTTCACGCGTGAAATCCTATAAAATACCAGAAAAGGAAGGCAACTGGCTTGCTGTGCATTATGAAAAGGAGGAAGAGGATAAAGATGAAACCGAAAAGGACAGCACTGAGAAAGAAGCATCCAAAAAGGAAAAACAGCCCAAAACTGATGGGACACTTTTGCAGGTGAGGAATTTTGATGGTTCCATTACCTATGAAATCCAGCGAGTAGCCCAATATGGTTTTTCTGAAAAGGGGGCATATCTCTATTTTGTCCAAGCGGAAGAAGATACCCTGGATAATGCGGCCATTGGTCTGCTGGACTTAGAAGTAGGCCAACGGACAGTTATTGACACGGGAATGGCCAAGTACACAGATGTGGCTTTTTCGAAGGATCTTAGACATTTTGCCTATTTGGCCTCGGGGGACTCTGCCAAAGCAGAAAAGCCTTATTACCAGCTGTTTTTGCATACTATCGGTAAGGAGGGCTGTGAGCCAATTGTAACCAAGGATACGGAGGGACTTTTGGCAGAAGGTAAAGTAGCTAAAAGCGGTAACCTGAAGTTTTCAGAAAATGGAAACAGGTTGTTTTTTGGGGTCAGTGAAGATTATAAAGCCTATGCATATGAAGATGACACCACCATTCTCGATGAGGAGCGGGTGTCGCTGGATATCTGGAGTTGGAAGGATGATGAAATCCAGCCAATGCAATTGGAAGATAAGGAAAAAGAAGCCAATAAATCATTTTTGGCGGTCTATGATCTAAAAGACAAAGCAGTAGTCCAGCTTGGTGATCGAGCAGTGGACAATGTGAATCTCGACAAAGATGCCAAGTTTGACTTGGTAATTGCTACGGACGATAGCCCTTACCGGATCAATTACAGCTGGGATATCCAGATCGGAAGGGATATCTATTTGATCGATGTGAAAACAGGAAGTAAAAAAATGGTCATCAAAGGTGCCAAAGGCTATCCAAGCCTGTCTCCTTCAGCGAAATATGTGAATTGGTACAGTTATCCAGATAGTGCATGGTTGGCGTACGATATTGCGCAAGAGAAGACCATTGATCTTACCGCAAGTATTGATGATGATTTTTATGATCAACTCCACGACAGCCCCAGCTTGCCACGATCATATGGAGCGGCTGGATGGACTGAGGATGATAAAGCGTTTATCGTTTACTCCCGTTATGATATTTGGAAAATAGATCCAAGTGGCAAAAAGGCACCCGTAAATATCACTAAAGGAACCGGGAAAGCGCAACAGACCCGTTACAGAAGGGAAGTGCTGGATAGAGAGGAGGAATTTATTGATCCCAAGGCTCCCTTGATCCTACATGCCTTCCATGAAAAAAACAAAAGGAGCGGGTATTTTAAGGGTGATATCAATGGAGACCAAGCTCCTGAGCAAATGATTTTTACTGATCATCGTTATTATGGTTTGGAAAAAGCCAAGGAATCAGACCAAGTCATTGTGAGACGCTCCACCTTTCAAGATTACCCAGACGTTTATGCCACGGATTTAGACATGGAAGACTTGACACAACTTTCCCATGCCAATCCGCAGCAAAAGGATATCAATTGGGGAACAGTAGAGCTGACAGAATATATGACACTTAAAGGCGATAGCCTGCAGGGGATGATCTATAAACCAGAGGATTTTGATCCAAATAGAAAATATCCTTTGATGGTATATTTTTACGAAAGAAGATCTGACAGCTTTCACAATTATATCAGTCCTGCACCGAGTGCTTCCATTATTAATATTTCCTACTTTGTGAGCAATGGCTACGTGGTTTTTGTGCCGGATATCAAATACGATATCGGACATCCCGGCAAAAGTGCCTATGACTGTGTGGTGCCAGGGGTAATGTCTGTAGTAGAAAAAGGCTATGTGGATACCGACAATATGGCCATTCAGGGACAGAGCTGGGGAGGATATCAGGTGGCTTACCTTATCACACAGACGGACATGTTCAAGGCAGCAGGTGCCGGAGCTCCTGTGGCCAATATGACTTCTGCATACGGTGGCATCCGCTGGGGATCTGGCATGAGCAGGATGTTCCAGTACGAGCAGACACAGTCCCGGATAGGAGGGACGCTTTGGGAAAAGCCGATGGAATATATCGAAAATTCCCCGTTGTTCTTTGCCGATCAGGTCAATACTCCCGTGCTGATCATGCACAATGATAAGGATGGGGCCGTACCATGGTATCAGGGCATAGAGTTTTTTATGTCCCTTAAGCGGAACAGGACGCCTGCGTGGCTGTTGGTTTACAATGGAGAAGACCACAACCTTCGCAAGAGGAAAAATAGAAAGGACTTGTCCATCAGGCTAAGCCAGTTCTTTGACCATTACCTGAAAGGAGCACCTGCGCCGTTATGGATGACAGAGGGGTTGCCTGCAGTGGAAAAAGGGCGAACACTGAAATATGAGTTGTCTCAATAG
- a CDS encoding Lrp/AsnC ligand binding domain-containing protein → MDKNLDIDNVDLKIISLLNEDAKTPYTEIAKKVYVSSGTVHVRMRKLEDMGIVKSATLNIDFSKLGYDISAYLGIYLEKSSLYDNVIEKLKEISEVVNAYYTTGNYSIFAKIICKDTNHLRDVLNKIQKVDGIDRTETLIVLEESINRPIQLFEQDAK, encoded by the coding sequence ATGGATAAAAATTTAGATATTGACAATGTTGATTTGAAAATCATCTCATTACTTAATGAAGACGCAAAAACCCCCTATACGGAGATCGCAAAGAAGGTTTACGTTTCTTCTGGTACTGTTCACGTGAGAATGCGTAAGCTGGAAGATATGGGAATTGTCAAAAGTGCTACGCTCAACATTGATTTTTCAAAATTGGGGTATGACATTTCAGCGTATCTAGGCATTTACCTTGAAAAAAGTTCACTTTATGATAATGTTATCGAAAAGCTGAAAGAAATTTCCGAAGTGGTTAATGCATATTACACTACTGGTAATTATAGCATTTTTGCGAAGATAATCTGTAAGGACACCAACCATCTGAGAGACGTACTGAACAAAATCCAAAAAGTGGACGGAATCGACAGAACAGAAACACTTATTGTACTAGAAGAAAGTATAAATCGACCGATACAGCTTTTTGAGCAAGATGCTAAGTAG
- the sufB gene encoding Fe-S cluster assembly protein SufB: MSKDNEILEEFTSKEYEHGWSVDFEADEAPAGLNEEIIRWISAKKEEPTWLLEWRLKAFRTWQNMTEPDWANVNYPKVDFQALKYYSAPKQKSKPKSLDEIDPELLQIYERLGISLNEQKKLQGIAVDAVLDSVSVGTTFKETLSKLGIVFCSFSEAVHEHPELVKQYLGSVVPMTDNYYAALNSAVFSDGSFCYIPKGVRCPMELSTYFRINAANTGQFERTLIVAEDESYVSYLEGCTAPQRDENQLHAAVVEIYAAKDAEVKYSTVQNWYPGDKNGKGGIYNFVTKRGICAGDNSKISWTQVETGSAVTWKYPSCILKGDNSVGEFYSVAVTNNYQQADTGTKMIHIGKNTKSRIVSKGISAGHSQNSYRGQVQVMKRAVNSRNFSQCDSLLMGDRCGAHTFPYIDIQNPTAKVEHEATTSKIGEDQIFYCNQRGIDSEDAVALIVNGYAKEVLNQLPMEFAVEAQKLLALTLEGSVG, encoded by the coding sequence ATGAGCAAAGACAACGAAATTTTAGAGGAATTCACCTCGAAAGAATATGAACACGGCTGGTCTGTTGATTTTGAAGCTGATGAGGCTCCTGCCGGTTTGAATGAAGAAATTATCCGTTGGATTTCTGCCAAGAAAGAGGAACCTACATGGCTTCTCGAATGGAGGCTTAAGGCTTTCCGTACATGGCAAAATATGACTGAGCCTGATTGGGCCAACGTCAATTACCCCAAAGTAGACTTCCAAGCTTTGAAGTATTATTCTGCTCCAAAGCAGAAAAGCAAACCTAAAAGTTTGGACGAGATAGACCCGGAACTTTTGCAAATTTACGAACGGTTGGGCATCAGTCTCAATGAGCAAAAGAAACTTCAGGGCATAGCGGTCGACGCCGTATTGGACTCTGTGTCGGTAGGCACTACGTTTAAGGAAACACTCAGCAAATTGGGAATTGTATTTTGCTCTTTCAGTGAAGCAGTACATGAGCACCCTGAATTGGTGAAGCAGTACCTTGGTTCTGTGGTCCCAATGACCGACAATTACTACGCAGCACTAAACTCTGCCGTATTCTCGGACGGCTCTTTCTGCTATATTCCAAAAGGAGTCAGATGCCCCATGGAGCTTTCTACTTATTTCAGGATCAATGCAGCGAACACTGGTCAGTTTGAAAGAACCTTGATCGTGGCTGAGGATGAGTCGTATGTATCCTACCTGGAAGGCTGTACAGCACCACAAAGAGACGAGAATCAATTGCACGCAGCAGTAGTAGAAATCTACGCTGCCAAAGACGCCGAAGTCAAATATTCCACTGTCCAGAACTGGTATCCAGGGGATAAAAATGGCAAAGGCGGTATATACAACTTTGTGACCAAAAGAGGTATCTGTGCCGGTGACAACTCCAAGATTTCTTGGACACAGGTAGAAACTGGTTCTGCAGTAACCTGGAAGTATCCTTCATGTATTCTTAAGGGAGACAATTCCGTAGGTGAATTTTACTCGGTAGCAGTAACAAATAATTATCAGCAAGCTGATACCGGTACCAAAATGATTCACATTGGGAAAAACACCAAATCGAGGATCGTATCAAAGGGTATCTCTGCAGGCCATAGCCAAAACTCCTACAGAGGGCAGGTACAAGTCATGAAAAGAGCAGTCAATTCGCGAAATTTCTCGCAGTGTGATTCCCTGCTGATGGGTGACCGATGTGGAGCGCACACGTTCCCGTACATTGACATCCAAAACCCTACTGCCAAGGTAGAGCACGAAGCCACTACATCCAAAATCGGAGAAGATCAGATTTTCTACTGTAACCAACGTGGGATTGACAGCGAAGATGCAGTAGCCCTCATCGTAAATGGCTACGCCAAAGAGGTATTGAACCAACTTCCAATGGAATTTGCGGTGGAAGCCCAAAAGCTTCTGGCCTTGACCTTGGAAGGAAGCGTGGGATAA